The Bubalus bubalis isolate 160015118507 breed Murrah chromosome 18, NDDB_SH_1, whole genome shotgun sequence genome contains a region encoding:
- the KCNK6 gene encoding potassium channel subfamily K member 6 has translation MRRGALLAGALAAYIAYLVLGALLVARLEGPHEARLRAELRMLRQQLLRRSPCVAAPALDAFVERVLAAGRLGRAALANASGSANASDPAWDFASALFFASTLVTTVGYGYTTPLTDGGKAFSIAFALLGVPVTMLLLTASAQRLSLLLTHTPLSWVSQRWGCTPRKAARWHLAILLGVTVTVCFLVPAAIFAHLEEAWSFLDAFYFCFISLSTIGLGDYVPGETPGQPYRAVYKLLVTVYLFLGLVAMVLLVQTFRRVSDLHSLTELILLPTPCPTSFAEEDDRVDILSPEPEPHQQLTAGSHVDYASIPR, from the exons ATGCGGCGGGGCGCGCTCCTGGCGGGCGCCCTGGCAGCATACATCGCGTACCTGGTGCTGGGCGCGCTGCTGGTAGCCCGGCTGGAGGGGCCGCACGAAGCCCGCCTCCGAGCCGAGCTGCGGATGCTGCGCCAGCAGCTGCTGCGGCGTAGCCCGTGTGTGGCCGCCCCCGCCCTGGACGCCTTCGTGGAGCGGGTGCTGGCGGCCGGACGGCTGGGGCGCGCCGCGCTTGCCAATGCCTCCGGGTCTGCCAACGCCTCGGACCCCGCCTGGGACTTCGCCTCGGCTCTCTTCTTCGCCAGCACGCTGGTCACCACCGTGG GCTACGGGTACACGACGCCACTGACCGACGGGGGCAAGGCCTTCTCCATCGCCTTTGCGCTCTTGGGCGTCCCagtcaccatgctgctgctgacCGCCTCGGCCCAGCGCCTGTCGCTACTGCTCACCCACACGCCCCTGTCCTGGGTGAGCCAGCGCTGGGGCTGCACCCCCCGGAAGGCAGCCCGCTGGCACCTGGCCATCCTGCTGGGGGTCACGGTGACCGTCTGCTTCCTGGTGCCAGCCGCCATCTTTGCCCACCTTGAGGAGGCCTGGAGCTTCCTGGACgccttctacttctgcttcatctctCTGTCCACCATCGGCCTGGGTGATTACGTGCCGGGAGAGACCCCCGGCCAGCCCTACCGGGCCGTCTACAAGTTGTTAGTCACAG TCTACCTCTTCCTGGGCCTGGTCGCCATGGTGCTCTTGGTGCAGACTTTCCGCCGTGTGTCTGACCTTCACAGCCTCACAGAGCTCATCCTGCTGCCCACTCCGTGCCCCACCAGCTTCGCAGAGGAAGATGACCGGGTGGACATCCTGAGCCCCGAGCCCGAGCCACACCAGCAGCTCACCGCCGGCTCGCACGTGGACTACGCCTCCATCCCCAGGTAG